A stretch of Vigna radiata var. radiata cultivar VC1973A unplaced genomic scaffold, Vradiata_ver6 scaffold_434, whole genome shotgun sequence DNA encodes these proteins:
- the LOC106778697 gene encoding uncharacterized protein LOC106778697 yields the protein MVNEGMNANTSDGIRVTLVPHAITGEGFSTKAAPHTSFQGVISNVDGAKDKLESLEARLRAVEGFESYGFGDVARLSLAPGVKIPHKFKAPEFEKYKGNTCPKSHLTMYCRKMAAYAYDEQLLIHVSQDSLAGVALNWYTHLEPTRICCWADLADAFVKQYIYNTHVAPDRLQLQNMSKKDHKTFKEYAQWWRELAAQVEPPLYDREMVAMFVNTLQPPFYEHMVGNVSSNFADIIVIGERIEIGLKNGKIAYGSSMVTNSKKPSFNPGKRKEGDVHATSTTPVWRGQAPSHNYRPYWGQHPHAANVSFGHQTRPQQQPGYYQPQYIPTNNWRGGANVSSNMNVSPNTYPRRNQERNYVNFTPIPTTYTELLPQLIKQGLVVICPLKPMQPPYPRGYDADAKCSYHGGAAGHSTERCLAFKYKVQTLIDSGWLKFQEDKPSIEANPLSGHGSTLTNAIKVKEHELVRKVREVRSSRRFVLEALLKVGILKGDYDGSLACALHPDAEHSIEECVEFEEFLQDLLDRGLMQVCCKSEEGEVFVQTGDGSGMTLPEPLVIRFTRATPIPPTQGRSPVVIRVPAPFPYKNERAVPWRYGTYALDEAQSVDPGVKNISGIGGMTRSGRIFTPPELARERVNDKEASMVTKAKEFLKGKGAQTEEIPDKEEKR from the coding sequence ATGGTAAATGAGGGAATGAATGCAAACACGTCTGATGGAATCCGAGTAACTTTGGTGCCTCATGCGATTACCGGAGAGGGCTTTTCTACTAAGGCTGCACCCCATACTTCGTTTCAAGGGGTAATCAGTAATGTCGACGGAGCAAAGGATAAACTGGAGAGTCTGGAGGCAAGATTGAGGGCTGTTGAGGGATTTGAAAGTTATGGGTTCGGAGATGTTGCCAGATTGAGCTTGGCTCCTGGCGTAAAAATACCACATAAGTTCAAGGCGCCTGAGTTTGAAAAGTATAAAGGAAATACATGCCCTAAGAGTCATCTGACAATGTATTGCAGAAAGATGGCTGCATATGCTTATGATGAGCAGCTGCTCATCCATGTTTCTCAAGATAGTTTGGCTGGAGTGGCATTAAACTGGTATACCCATTTGGAGCCGACTCGAATTTGTTGTTGGGCAGATTTGGCTGATGCTTTTGTGAAACAGTACATATACAATACACATGTTGCGCCAGATCGTTTACAGCTGCAAAACATGTCGAAGAAGGACCACAAAACTTTTAAAGAGTATGCTCAATGGTGGAGGGAATTGGCTGCACAAGTTGAGCCACCTTTGTATGATAGAGAAATGGTGGCGATGTTTGTAAATACGCTCCAGCCACCATTCTATGAACATATGGTGGGTAATGTATCTTCAAATTTTGCTGATATCATCGTGATAGGTGAACGAATTGAGATTGGGTTGAAAAATGGAAAGATTGCATATGGTTCGTCAATGGTTACAAACTCCAAAAAACCCAGTTTCAACCcaggaaaaaggaaagaagggGATGTGCACGCAACATCTACAACCCCTGTGTGGAGAGGTCAGGCTCCCAGTCATAACTATCGACCATACTGGGGTCAACATCCACATGCAGCTAATGTATCCTTTGGTCATCAAACTAGGCCTCAACAACAGCCAGGGTACTATCAACCACAGTACATCCCGACGAATAATTGGAGGGGAGGGGCAAACGTAAGTTCCAATATGAATGTGAGTCCAAATACTTATCCAAGAAGGAACCAGGAgagaaattatgttaattttactCCAATTCCTACAACTTATACGGAATTATTGCCCCAACTTATCAAACAGGGTCTGGTTGTCATTTGTCCCCTGAAGCCTATGCAGCCTCCGTATCCAAGAGGTTATGATGCAGATGCAAAGTGTAGTTATCATGGAGGGGCCGCTGGTCATTCCACTGAGAGGTGTTTGGCTTTCAAGTATAAAGTGCAGACCCTAATTGATTCTGGGTGGTTAAAGTTCCAAGAAGATAAGCCTAGTATTGAGGCCAATCCTTTATCTGGGCATGGAAGTACTTTGACGAATGCTATCAAAGTGAAAGAACATGAGTTGGTGAGAAAGGTGAGAGAAGTCAGGAGCTCCAGGAGGTTTGTTTTAGAGGCGTTGCTGAAAGTGGGTATTCTGAAAGGCGATTATGATGGGAGTTTGGCATGCGCGCTCCACCCAGATGCTGAGCACTCTATAGAGGAGTGTGTTGAGTTTGAAGAATTTCTGCAAGACCTATTAGATCGTGGTCTGATGCAAGTATGCTGCAAGAGTGAGGAGGGAGAAGTATTTGTGCAGACTGGTGATGGATCCGGCATGACTTTACCAGAACCATTGGTGATTCGTTTCACTAGGGCTACCCCTATCCCACCAACCCAAGGAAGGTCGCCTGTTGTTATCCGTGTACCAGCCCCTTTTCCTTACAAGAACGAAAGGGCTGTCCCATGGAGGTATGGGACATATGCGTTAGACGAGGCACAAAGCGTTGATCCTGGCGTTAAAAATATATCAGGCATAGGGGGAATGACGAGGAGTGGTCGGATTTTCACACCACCGGAGTTGGCACGGGAAAGAGTTAATGATAAAGAAGCATCGATGGTTACGAAGGCAAAAGAATTCTTAAAGGGTAAAGGTGCACAGACAGAAGAGATCCCCGACAAGGAAGAGAAGAGATAA